In one window of Polaromonas naphthalenivorans CJ2 DNA:
- a CDS encoding tartrate dehydrogenase, whose translation MGKKRIAVIAGDGIGKEVMPEGIRVLEAAAVKYGIDLQFDHFDFSSWDYFEKHGKMLPDDWKDQIGGHDAIYFGAVGWPDKIPDHVSLWGSLLLFRREFDQYINLRPARLMPGIIAPVVRRDGSPRQPGEIDFYIVRENTEGEYSSIGGKAFPGTEREFVLQESVFTRIGVDRVLKFAFELAQSRPKKHLTSATKSNGISISMPYWDERVAEMAKGYPAIQLDKFHIDILTAHFVQRPDFFDVVVASNLFGDILSDLGPACTGTIGIAPSANLNPERKFPSLFEPVHGSAPDIAGRNLANPIGQIWCGAMMLEFLGYKEAHDGILGAIEHVLKPQNGAPRTPDLGGRAGTADVGKAIANALGEL comes from the coding sequence ATGGGCAAAAAAAGAATCGCGGTCATCGCAGGCGACGGCATCGGCAAGGAAGTGATGCCTGAAGGCATTCGTGTGCTGGAGGCCGCAGCGGTCAAGTACGGGATTGACCTGCAGTTTGATCACTTCGATTTTTCGAGCTGGGACTATTTTGAAAAGCACGGCAAGATGCTGCCCGATGACTGGAAAGACCAGATTGGCGGGCACGATGCGATTTACTTTGGCGCCGTAGGCTGGCCCGACAAGATTCCCGATCATGTATCGCTCTGGGGCTCGCTGTTGCTGTTCAGGCGGGAGTTTGACCAGTACATCAACCTGCGCCCCGCGCGCTTGATGCCCGGCATCATTGCACCCGTGGTCAGGCGTGACGGCAGTCCGCGCCAGCCGGGCGAGATCGATTTTTACATCGTCCGCGAGAACACCGAAGGCGAATATTCCAGCATCGGCGGCAAGGCCTTTCCGGGCACCGAACGCGAGTTCGTGTTGCAGGAATCGGTATTCACCCGCATCGGCGTGGATCGTGTGCTGAAATTCGCCTTTGAGCTGGCGCAGTCACGCCCTAAAAAGCACTTGACCAGCGCCACCAAGTCCAACGGCATTTCAATTTCCATGCCCTATTGGGATGAACGTGTCGCCGAAATGGCGAAAGGCTATCCGGCGATCCAGCTCGACAAGTTTCATATCGACATCCTGACGGCTCATTTTGTGCAGCGGCCGGACTTTTTTGACGTGGTCGTGGCCAGCAACCTGTTTGGCGACATCCTGAGCGATCTGGGGCCTGCCTGCACGGGAACCATCGGTATTGCCCCCAGCGCCAATCTCAATCCGGAGCGCAAATTTCCCTCGCTGTTCGAGCCTGTCCATGGCTCGGCGCCAGACATTGCCGGACGCAATCTGGCCAATCCCATCGGGCAGATCTGGTGCGGCGCCATGATGCTGGAATTTTTGGGGTACAAGGAAGCCCATGATGGCATTCTTGGCGCCATTGAGCATGTTCTCAAACCTCAAAACGGTGCGCCACGAACGCCCGATCTGGGCGGGCGGGCGGGTACTGCCGATGTTGGAAAAGCTATTGCGAATGCATTGGGTGAACTGTAA
- a CDS encoding HU family DNA-binding protein — MNKTELIEHIAQNADISKAAATRALESTISAVKATLKKGGSVSLVGFGTFAVGKRAARTGRNPRTGDAIKIKAAKVPKFRPGKALKDALN; from the coding sequence GTGAACAAGACTGAATTGATTGAGCACATTGCCCAGAATGCCGATATTTCCAAAGCTGCGGCAACGCGCGCTCTGGAGTCCACCATCAGTGCGGTAAAGGCCACGCTGAAAAAGGGAGGCTCCGTGTCTCTGGTGGGTTTTGGCACTTTTGCTGTCGGTAAACGTGCTGCCCGTACGGGGCGCAATCCCCGCACAGGCGATGCGATTAAAATCAAGGCGGCCAAGGTTCCAAAGTTCCGTCCGGGCAAAGCGCTCAAGGATGCGCTGAACTGA
- a CDS encoding DMT family transporter, producing the protein MPAVFVLIWSTGFIVAKFGLPYAPPLTFLVLRYAFSIACFLVWIRFSRARWPRGRQQWLHLAATGVLMHAGYLGGVWVAVKGGMGSGLTALIVGLQPVLTALWLSWAGSSSLSNPSQAQVTPRQWAGLALGLGGLLLVVARKFGTGSEVTALTLGCAVFALFSITVGTLYQKHFVQPTDVRSANAIQLAAALLVTLPFAFMETEAIVWNAEFMGSMAWSVLALTLGGSSLLYLLIQRGAATSVTSLLYLVPPTTAVMAWLLFGESITLATVAGTALTALGVSLVVRPAKPQAA; encoded by the coding sequence ATGCCTGCCGTCTTCGTGCTGATCTGGAGCACCGGCTTCATCGTCGCCAAGTTCGGCCTGCCTTACGCGCCGCCGCTGACTTTCCTGGTGCTGCGCTACGCTTTTTCGATTGCTTGTTTTCTGGTCTGGATCAGGTTCAGCCGTGCACGCTGGCCGCGCGGCCGCCAGCAGTGGCTGCACCTGGCGGCAACCGGCGTGTTGATGCATGCGGGTTACCTCGGCGGCGTCTGGGTGGCGGTGAAGGGCGGCATGGGTTCCGGCTTGACGGCATTGATCGTCGGCCTGCAGCCCGTCCTCACGGCGCTGTGGCTCTCGTGGGCCGGCTCATCCAGCCTTTCAAATCCGTCACAAGCGCAGGTCACACCCCGTCAGTGGGCGGGGCTGGCGCTGGGGCTGGGCGGCCTGCTGCTGGTGGTGGCACGCAAATTTGGCACCGGCAGCGAGGTTACCGCGCTGACGCTGGGCTGCGCGGTGTTTGCCCTGTTCAGCATCACCGTGGGAACGCTGTACCAGAAGCATTTCGTGCAGCCGACCGATGTGCGCAGCGCCAATGCCATCCAGCTGGCCGCCGCCTTGCTGGTGACCTTGCCGTTTGCCTTCATGGAAACCGAAGCGATTGTCTGGAATGCCGAGTTCATGGGTTCGATGGCCTGGTCGGTACTGGCATTGACGCTGGGCGGCAGTTCGCTGCTTTACCTGCTGATCCAGCGCGGCGCGGCCACCTCGGTGACCAGCCTGCTTTACCTGGTTCCGCCCACCACGGCCGTGATGGCATGGCTGCTGTTTGGCGAATCCATCACGCTGGCGACCGTTGCTGGCACGGCGCTCACGGCATTGGGCGTCAGCCTGGTGGTACGGCCCGCGAAGCCGCAGGCAGCGTAG
- a CDS encoding LysR family transcriptional regulator: MDRTDLELVVAVRDHGSLAAAARSLDLAAPMVTKRLAALEARLGQRLFQRTTRRVSPTAEGETVCERAVVLLQGFSALEAELQERKAEPTGLIRLAATFGFGRLWLGPALAIFQERHPRIDIQLQLTEQLPDLASEGFDGAIWLWSVQGRQAAQWVSRRLARNQRVLVASPGYVQRHGMPEDINALQEHACLIVRENGNSQGQSFDTWTLHKGNSKTPERVRVRGPLSSNSGELVRDWCLDGRGIMLRSLWDIAPWLASGQLVRVLQDHAMPDADIHWLAPYRTDSPRRIRLLIDFLVAQFQDEPWKTTLPAASRAVPPG; the protein is encoded by the coding sequence ATGGACCGTACTGACCTGGAACTGGTGGTGGCTGTCCGTGACCACGGCAGCCTGGCGGCGGCGGCGCGCAGCCTCGATCTGGCAGCCCCCATGGTCACCAAGCGGCTCGCGGCGCTTGAAGCACGGCTGGGCCAGCGCCTGTTCCAGCGCACCACCCGGCGCGTCAGCCCGACGGCCGAGGGCGAAACCGTCTGCGAACGGGCTGTGGTATTGCTGCAGGGTTTCAGCGCCCTTGAAGCCGAGCTTCAGGAGCGCAAGGCAGAGCCCACCGGGCTGATACGGCTGGCCGCGACTTTCGGCTTTGGCCGCCTGTGGCTGGGGCCGGCGCTGGCCATTTTCCAGGAACGCCATCCGCGCATCGACATCCAGCTGCAGCTCACCGAGCAGTTGCCAGACCTTGCCAGCGAAGGATTTGACGGCGCCATCTGGCTATGGTCCGTACAGGGCCGGCAGGCGGCGCAATGGGTGTCACGCCGGCTGGCGCGCAATCAGCGTGTGCTGGTGGCCTCGCCGGGTTACGTTCAGCGGCATGGCATGCCGGAAGATATCAATGCCTTACAGGAACACGCCTGCCTGATCGTGCGCGAAAACGGCAATTCCCAGGGACAGAGCTTCGACACATGGACGCTGCACAAAGGCAACAGCAAGACGCCCGAACGGGTCAGGGTGCGCGGTCCGCTGTCGAGCAATTCGGGCGAACTGGTGCGCGACTGGTGCCTGGACGGGCGCGGCATCATGCTGCGAAGCCTCTGGGATATCGCGCCCTGGCTGGCTTCTGGCCAGCTGGTGCGGGTGCTGCAAGACCATGCCATGCCTGACGCCGACATTCACTGGCTGGCGCCTTACCGCACCGATTCGCCCCGGCGCATCCGGCTGCTGATCGACTTTCTGGTCGCGCAATTCCAGGATGAACCCTGGAAAACTACGCTGCCTGCGGCTTCGCGGGCCGTACCACCAGGCTGA
- the thpR gene encoding RNA 2',3'-cyclic phosphodiesterase, with the protein MNDTARLFLALWPSPRVRAALLDYRDAWHWDSQASLVKPEQLHLTLHFIGNVARYRLEPLIKGLAVPFKPFELKFGHSGLWRHGIAVLQPQAIPASLLQLHGALGLALQGLELPVEKRESFRPHITLARHAADAVPPAQESRLRWRVRGYALVESCREPAGKYRLVQRYG; encoded by the coding sequence ATGAATGACACCGCCCGACTATTTCTGGCGCTTTGGCCTTCGCCTCGCGTTCGGGCTGCCTTGCTTGATTACCGCGATGCATGGCACTGGGACAGTCAGGCGTCACTGGTGAAGCCAGAGCAGCTGCACCTGACCCTGCACTTTATCGGCAATGTCGCACGCTACCGCCTGGAGCCGCTCATCAAAGGACTGGCGGTCCCGTTCAAGCCTTTTGAACTGAAATTTGGCCACTCCGGCCTATGGCGCCACGGCATTGCCGTGTTGCAGCCGCAGGCCATCCCCGCCAGCCTGCTGCAGTTGCATGGCGCATTGGGCCTGGCCCTGCAAGGCCTTGAACTGCCGGTCGAAAAACGGGAGAGCTTTCGTCCCCATATCACGCTCGCGCGCCATGCAGCCGATGCAGTGCCACCCGCACAGGAGTCCAGGCTGCGCTGGCGTGTGCGGGGCTATGCACTGGTGGAGTCCTGCCGTGAACCGGCGGGCAAGTATCGCCTGGTACAGCGTTACGGCTAA
- the pgsA gene encoding CDP-diacylglycerol--glycerol-3-phosphate 3-phosphatidyltransferase, with amino-acid sequence MFLTIPTLMTWTRIVAIPLIVGVFYLNIPAVERNLIATVMFVVFAATDWLDGYLARKLNQASSFGAFLDPVADKFLVCASLLVLVHLQRADVFVALIIIGREIAISALREWMAQIGASRSVAVHMLGKVKTTVQMIAIPFLLYDGRLFGVINTPVWGTWLIWLSAILTVWSMVYYLQKAIPEIRARTK; translated from the coding sequence ATGTTCCTGACCATCCCCACCCTAATGACCTGGACCCGCATTGTTGCGATTCCGCTGATCGTGGGGGTTTTCTACCTGAACATTCCTGCGGTGGAACGCAACCTGATCGCCACCGTGATGTTCGTGGTGTTTGCCGCAACCGACTGGCTCGACGGTTACCTGGCCCGCAAGCTGAACCAGGCGTCGTCATTCGGCGCCTTCCTCGACCCGGTGGCCGACAAGTTCCTGGTCTGCGCCTCGCTCTTGGTGCTGGTGCATCTGCAGCGCGCCGATGTGTTCGTGGCGCTCATCATCATCGGCCGCGAAATCGCGATTTCGGCGCTGCGCGAATGGATGGCGCAGATTGGTGCGTCGCGCAGCGTGGCCGTTCACATGCTGGGCAAGGTCAAGACCACGGTGCAGATGATTGCGATTCCCTTCCTGCTGTATGACGGCCGTCTGTTCGGCGTCATCAATACCCCTGTCTGGGGAACCTGGCTGATCTGGCTTTCCGCCATCCTGACGGTCTGGTCGATGGTGTACTACCTGCAAAAAGCGATTCCCGAAATCCGCGCACGGACCAAGTGA
- a CDS encoding SurA N-terminal domain-containing protein → MFDFIRKHTKWTMALLFLLIVPSFILVGMNSNPSSEKGGVVAKVDGTEITQPEWDREHLKEVDRLRASMPTLDAKLLDSPEARYATLERMVRDRVVAVAAEKLKLSTSDQHLARELQNSPEIAALRRADGSLDMDRYRQLLGTQGMSPEMFEANVRTDLSRRQVLAGVSGSGFASNSAADMALNAYFEKREIQLARFNAADYAAKLTPTDADLEQYYKANEKLFQAPEQASIEYVLLDLEALKKGIAVNEADLKTYYEQNARQLSGTEERRASHILITASKTASPEEREKAKTKAEELLATVKKSPENFADVARKNSQDPGSATNGGDLDFFARGAMVKSFEDAAFSMNKGDISEVVASDFGYHIIKLTDIKAPKQRTFEEMRPQLEAELQKQQAQKKFSEAAEAFSNGVYEQSDSLKPVAERLKLEVKTAGNVGRQPASGVTGALANPKFLTALFSPDSIEKKRNTEAIEVGPSQLVSGRIVQYTPARTQPLADVKDNVRQRWLAQRSAEEARKDGVAKLTEWKAAPSTATALTSPILVSREQAQQLPVQVVDAALRADTGALPIFSGIDLGAQGYAIVKVNKVVPRDAPLEAAAKQERSQYGQWWTSAEALAYYNGLKDRFKAEILVVKPTVAKLNSEAGVTQ, encoded by the coding sequence ATGTTTGATTTCATTCGCAAGCACACCAAGTGGACCATGGCATTGCTGTTTTTGCTGATTGTTCCTTCCTTCATATTGGTCGGTATGAACAGCAATCCTTCCAGCGAAAAGGGGGGCGTGGTCGCCAAGGTGGATGGAACGGAAATTACCCAGCCCGAGTGGGACCGCGAGCATCTGAAAGAAGTGGACCGCCTGCGCGCCTCCATGCCGACACTGGATGCCAAATTGCTGGATTCGCCCGAGGCACGCTATGCCACGCTGGAGCGCATGGTACGCGACCGGGTTGTTGCCGTAGCCGCTGAAAAACTCAAGCTCTCCACCAGCGACCAGCATTTGGCCCGAGAGTTGCAGAACAGTCCCGAAATTGCCGCCTTGCGGCGGGCCGATGGCTCGCTTGACATGGACCGCTACCGCCAGTTGCTGGGCACTCAGGGAATGAGTCCTGAAATGTTCGAAGCCAATGTGCGTACTGATTTGTCCAGGCGACAGGTTCTGGCGGGTGTTTCGGGCAGCGGATTTGCATCCAACTCGGCCGCTGACATGGCACTGAATGCCTATTTTGAAAAACGCGAGATTCAACTCGCCCGTTTCAATGCCGCCGATTACGCAGCAAAGCTGACACCGACGGACGCTGACCTTGAGCAGTATTACAAGGCCAATGAAAAACTTTTCCAAGCCCCCGAACAAGCCAGTATCGAGTACGTACTGCTTGATCTGGAGGCGCTGAAAAAGGGCATTGCTGTCAATGAAGCTGATCTTAAAACCTATTATGAGCAGAATGCTCGGCAACTGAGCGGGACTGAAGAGCGTCGCGCCAGCCACATACTGATTACTGCGTCCAAGACTGCATCGCCAGAAGAGCGCGAGAAAGCCAAGACCAAGGCAGAAGAGTTGCTGGCCACCGTTAAAAAGTCTCCTGAAAATTTTGCGGACGTAGCCAGGAAAAATTCCCAAGATCCAGGCTCCGCGACCAATGGTGGTGACCTTGATTTTTTTGCCCGTGGCGCCATGGTCAAGTCGTTTGAAGATGCTGCCTTTTCCATGAACAAAGGCGATATCAGCGAGGTGGTTGCGTCTGATTTTGGTTATCACATCATCAAGCTGACCGATATCAAGGCGCCCAAGCAGCGTACTTTTGAGGAAATGAGACCACAACTTGAGGCTGAACTGCAAAAGCAGCAGGCCCAGAAGAAGTTTTCTGAAGCAGCAGAGGCGTTTTCGAATGGTGTGTATGAGCAGTCTGATAGCCTTAAGCCGGTAGCTGAACGTTTAAAACTTGAGGTTAAAACGGCTGGCAATGTAGGGCGTCAACCGGCATCTGGCGTGACTGGCGCCTTGGCCAATCCAAAATTTCTCACTGCTCTTTTTTCACCCGATTCCATTGAAAAAAAGCGCAATACCGAAGCCATTGAAGTGGGCCCAAGCCAACTGGTATCGGGGCGCATCGTGCAATACACCCCGGCTCGTACTCAGCCTTTGGCTGATGTAAAAGACAATGTTCGCCAGCGCTGGCTGGCGCAACGTAGTGCCGAAGAAGCACGCAAAGATGGAGTTGCCAAGCTAACTGAATGGAAGGCCGCACCGAGCACGGCTACGGCCCTAACTTCTCCCATTCTGGTGTCGCGTGAGCAAGCACAACAATTGCCAGTTCAAGTCGTTGATGCAGCGCTTCGCGCAGATACAGGCGCTTTGCCGATTTTTTCTGGTATTGATCTGGGAGCGCAGGGTTATGCCATCGTCAAAGTCAACAAGGTCGTGCCACGTGATGCTCCTTTAGAGGCTGCCGCCAAACAGGAGCGTAGCCAATATGGCCAATGGTGGACATCCGCGGAGGCACTCGCTTACTACAATGGCCTCAAAGACCGTTTCAAGGCGGAAATCTTGGTTGTCAAACCCACAGTGGCCAAGCTAAATTCAGAAGCAGGCGTAACTCAGTAA
- the fusA gene encoding elongation factor G, producing MIRKTPIERYRNIGISAHIDAGKTTTTERILFYTGVNYKLGEVHEGTATMDWMAQEQERGITITSAATTTFWKGMAGNYPEHRINIIDTPGHVDFTIEVERSMRVLDGVVMVYDAVGGVQPQSETVWRQANKYKVPRIAFVNKMDRVGADFLRVQRQIAERLKGVAVPVQIPVGSEDHFHGVVDLVKMKAILWDDTSQGLHFEYAEIPADLLELAKEWREKMVEAAAEANEELLGKYLAGEPLSEDEIRQGLRQRTVANEIVPMLCGSAFKNKGVQALLDAVIDYLPSPLDVPAILGHAVDDRPAERHPSDEEPFSALAFKIMTDPYVGQLIFFRVYSGVVRAGDTVYNPAKGKRERLGRILQMHANVRNEVKEVRAGDIAAAVGLKDATTGDTLCDPGHVIILERMSFPEPVISQAVEPKTKADQEKMGMALSRLAQEDPSFRVHTDHESGQTIIEGMGELHLEILVDRMKREFGVQASVGKPQVAYRETIRQAVNDVEGKFIKQSGGHGQYGHAVLNLEPLPPGQGYQFVDAIKGGVVPREYIPAVDKGIQESLRSGVLAGYPVVDIKATLVFGSYHDVDSNENAYRMAGAIAFKDGMRRAKPVLLEPMMAVEVEMPDEFMGHVMGDLSARRGSIQGMEDIAGGGGKLVRAEVPLAEMFGYSTALRSLTQGRATYTMEFRHYAQTPPSVSAAIVHTQ from the coding sequence GTGATTCGCAAAACCCCTATCGAGCGCTACCGCAACATCGGCATCAGCGCCCACATCGACGCCGGCAAAACCACCACGACCGAGCGCATCCTGTTTTATACCGGCGTGAATTACAAGCTGGGCGAAGTCCACGAAGGCACGGCGACCATGGACTGGATGGCGCAGGAGCAGGAGCGCGGCATCACCATCACCTCGGCGGCGACGACGACGTTCTGGAAAGGCATGGCCGGCAACTATCCCGAGCACCGCATCAACATCATCGACACGCCGGGCCATGTTGATTTCACCATCGAGGTAGAACGCTCCATGCGCGTGCTCGACGGCGTGGTCATGGTCTATGACGCGGTCGGCGGTGTGCAGCCGCAGTCCGAAACCGTCTGGCGCCAGGCCAACAAGTACAAGGTTCCGCGCATCGCTTTCGTCAACAAGATGGACCGCGTGGGCGCCGACTTCTTGCGCGTGCAGCGCCAGATTGCCGAGCGCCTCAAGGGCGTGGCCGTCCCGGTGCAGATCCCGGTGGGCAGCGAGGACCATTTTCACGGCGTGGTCGATCTCGTGAAGATGAAAGCCATCCTCTGGGACGACACCAGCCAGGGCCTGCACTTCGAGTACGCCGAGATTCCGGCCGACCTGCTTGAGCTGGCCAAGGAATGGCGCGAAAAGATGGTCGAGGCCGCCGCCGAAGCGAACGAGGAGCTGCTGGGCAAATACCTGGCGGGCGAGCCCTTGAGCGAGGACGAGATCAGGCAGGGCCTGCGCCAGCGCACGGTTGCCAACGAAATCGTGCCCATGCTGTGCGGCAGCGCCTTCAAGAACAAAGGCGTGCAGGCCCTGCTCGACGCGGTGATCGACTACCTGCCTTCGCCGCTGGATGTGCCGGCGATCCTGGGCCATGCCGTGGACGACAGGCCGGCCGAGCGTCACCCGAGCGACGAGGAGCCGTTCTCGGCGCTGGCCTTCAAGATCATGACCGACCCCTATGTCGGACAGTTGATCTTTTTCCGCGTCTATTCGGGCGTGGTCCGGGCGGGTGACACGGTTTACAACCCGGCCAAGGGCAAGCGTGAGCGGCTGGGCCGCATCCTGCAGATGCATGCTAATGTGCGCAACGAAGTCAAGGAGGTGCGTGCCGGTGACATCGCGGCGGCTGTGGGCCTGAAGGACGCGACCACCGGCGACACGCTGTGCGACCCGGGCCATGTCATCATCCTTGAGCGCATGAGCTTTCCGGAGCCGGTGATCTCGCAAGCCGTCGAGCCAAAAACCAAGGCCGACCAGGAAAAGATGGGGATGGCCTTGAGTCGTCTCGCCCAGGAAGACCCGTCGTTTCGCGTGCACACTGACCATGAATCCGGCCAGACCATCATTGAAGGCATGGGCGAGCTGCACCTTGAAATCCTGGTGGACCGCATGAAGCGCGAATTCGGCGTGCAAGCCAGCGTCGGCAAGCCGCAGGTGGCTTACCGCGAAACCATCAGGCAGGCCGTCAATGACGTTGAAGGCAAATTCATCAAGCAATCGGGCGGGCACGGCCAGTATGGCCATGCCGTGCTCAACCTCGAACCCTTGCCGCCCGGGCAGGGTTACCAGTTTGTCGATGCGATCAAGGGCGGCGTGGTGCCGCGCGAATACATTCCGGCGGTCGATAAGGGCATTCAGGAGAGCCTGCGATCTGGCGTGCTCGCGGGCTATCCGGTGGTCGATATCAAGGCGACGCTGGTGTTCGGCTCCTACCACGATGTCGATTCGAATGAAAACGCCTACCGCATGGCCGGCGCAATTGCCTTCAAGGACGGCATGCGCCGTGCCAAGCCCGTCCTGCTCGAACCGATGATGGCGGTCGAAGTCGAGATGCCCGACGAATTCATGGGTCACGTCATGGGCGATCTGTCTGCGCGCCGCGGCAGCATCCAGGGCATGGAAGACATTGCCGGCGGGGGCGGCAAGCTGGTGCGCGCCGAAGTGCCGCTGGCCGAAATGTTCGGCTACTCGACCGCGCTGCGCTCACTCACCCAGGGCCGGGCGACCTACACGATGGAGTTCAGGCACTATGCGCAAACGCCGCCCAGTGTTTCCGCCGCGATTGTGCATACCCAATAG
- a CDS encoding IS110 family RNA-guided transposase, whose amino-acid sequence MAIMTIGIDLAKSVFAVHGINEFGKPELVRPEVPRVKLMELIANVPPCLIGMEACSGAHHWAREFARFGHTVRLMAPKFVAPYRMSGKRGKNDAADAAAIAEAVTRPNMRFVPLKSIEQQSRLFVHRARQGYVEQRTALINRIRGLLSELGIVLPLKAATVRREAHKHLEDLPGWCNTVVGDALSELTHLDERIGQYDKYIAQAAAEDPQSRQLMHLSGIGPTTASAIVATVGKGHDFSCGRQFCAWLGLVPGQYSSGGKQRLGRITKAGDSYLRTLLVLGARAALATAKNKTDPVSRWAISVQERRGYWKAVVAIAAKNARMCWAMLQRGEAFKMPA is encoded by the coding sequence ATGGCCATCATGACCATCGGAATCGATCTCGCCAAAAGCGTCTTTGCCGTCCATGGGATCAACGAGTTCGGCAAGCCCGAGTTGGTGCGGCCCGAAGTCCCACGCGTCAAACTGATGGAACTTATCGCCAACGTGCCGCCCTGTCTGATCGGCATGGAAGCGTGCAGCGGCGCCCATCACTGGGCACGCGAATTTGCCAGGTTCGGCCATACCGTGCGCCTGATGGCCCCCAAGTTTGTGGCTCCCTACCGCATGAGCGGCAAGCGAGGCAAGAACGATGCGGCCGATGCTGCGGCCATCGCTGAAGCTGTCACGCGTCCCAACATGCGTTTTGTGCCACTCAAGAGCATCGAGCAGCAGTCCCGCCTGTTCGTGCACCGCGCACGCCAGGGCTACGTGGAGCAGCGCACCGCCCTGATCAACCGCATCCGCGGCCTGCTGTCCGAGCTGGGCATCGTGCTGCCGCTCAAGGCGGCGACCGTGCGCCGGGAAGCGCACAAGCACCTTGAAGACCTGCCGGGCTGGTGCAACACCGTGGTGGGCGATGCCTTGAGCGAGCTCACCCACCTCGATGAACGCATCGGCCAATACGACAAGTACATCGCCCAGGCCGCCGCCGAGGACCCGCAGTCCCGCCAACTCATGCACCTCAGCGGCATTGGCCCCACCACGGCTAGTGCTATCGTGGCCACGGTGGGCAAAGGCCACGACTTCAGTTGCGGGCGCCAGTTCTGCGCCTGGCTGGGCCTGGTGCCTGGCCAGTACAGCTCGGGCGGCAAGCAGCGCCTGGGGCGAATCACCAAGGCGGGAGACAGCTACCTGCGCACCTTGCTGGTCCTGGGCGCCAGGGCGGCGCTGGCAACGGCGAAGAACAAGACGGACCCGGTAAGCCGCTGGGCTATTTCGGTACAGGAACGCCGGGGTTACTGGAAGGCGGTCGTGGCCATTGCGGCCAAGAACGCCCGGATGTGCTGGGCCATGCTGCAGCGCGGGGAGGCGTTCAAGATGCCCGCGTGA
- a CDS encoding alpha/beta fold hydrolase has product MFKDFVSCAVEGPAGTLHTLRGGRGAPLLLLHGHPQTHAMWHAVADELAQVFTVVLMDLRGYGDSARVAADAGHHAYSKRAMALDAIAVMRHHGFAQFQVLAHDRGARVAHRLAADHPDVVQRLMLLDIAPTLGMYANTSDAFARAYWHWFFLIQPSPLPEALIDSDPVRYIRSVMGKRHAGLAAFAPAALAEYERCARIPGTGLSICEDYRASATIDLDHDRADVAAGMKLLQPLRVLWAQHGAVGQCFDVMRLWRERANHVTGESVPCGHYIAEEAPALVLAQALEFFNN; this is encoded by the coding sequence ATGTTCAAAGATTTTGTTTCCTGCGCCGTCGAAGGCCCTGCCGGAACCCTGCACACTTTGCGCGGCGGACGCGGTGCGCCGCTGTTGCTGCTGCACGGACATCCGCAAACGCATGCCATGTGGCACGCGGTGGCTGACGAACTGGCCCAGGTGTTCACCGTGGTCTTGATGGATTTGCGCGGCTATGGCGATTCGGCCCGGGTCGCCGCCGATGCCGGGCACCATGCCTATTCCAAGCGCGCCATGGCGCTCGATGCCATCGCCGTGATGCGCCACCATGGGTTTGCGCAATTCCAGGTGCTGGCCCATGACCGGGGCGCCCGGGTGGCGCATCGGCTGGCGGCAGACCATCCCGACGTGGTTCAGCGGCTGATGCTGCTCGATATCGCCCCCACGCTGGGCATGTATGCCAACACGTCAGACGCTTTCGCGCGCGCTTACTGGCACTGGTTCTTCCTGATCCAGCCATCGCCTTTGCCCGAGGCGCTGATTGATTCCGATCCGGTGCGCTATATCCGCAGCGTGATGGGCAAGCGCCATGCGGGACTGGCGGCTTTTGCGCCAGCCGCGCTGGCCGAGTACGAGCGCTGCGCGCGGATTCCCGGCACGGGGCTCAGCATTTGCGAGGACTATCGCGCTTCCGCGACGATCGATCTGGACCATGACCGTGCCGACGTGGCTGCGGGCATGAAGCTGTTGCAGCCGCTGCGTGTGCTGTGGGCTCAGCATGGCGCGGTTGGCCAGTGTTTTGATGTCATGCGCCTGTGGCGGGAGCGTGCCAACCATGTAACCGGGGAGAGCGTGCCCTGTGGACACTACATTGCGGAAGAGGCTCCGGCACTGGTGCTCGCGCAAGCGCTTGAATTTTTCAACAACTGA